atttgaaaaaaatctcttgctaaattattttttaagcATAAAAGTTTAAGAAAcactttcgtttattttaatGATCGAACATCATCGGATTGAATAACCGGATTGATGCAAACGTCACATTATTCTCGCCGTGATTTAAAAGCGAGGTCAAAAGCAGTGGTTGAAGTTACGAGACGTGGTCGCGATCGATTGCTATGCAGAACGAATAGTGCACCCTGGAAATTTCAATCGTTTAGGATTCCGTGCGCGATTTTGTATCGGATCGCGGACCGTTTTTGACAGTGATTTTTCGAAACACCGCAGGAATTGCGGAATCGGATGaacgtataaaaaatgtattgcacgttttattttaatgcCATGTACCGTGTACAGTAACTGGCAAGGAAAAAATAGGAATTATAGATGGGTGATGCAATTATTGTCAATAGTAATTCCCAGATTCTCTTTTATGTACTACAAAAATGtcttatttttctattaaCTACTGCAAACCAAAGAAAACGTAGGCTTACAAGGCTGCCGGAGAAGCGTTAAAGAATACAGATTCGTCGAAGCAATTACTACGTGATACTGATTCTACAGATGCATTGCAGGATAACGGCAATCTCTGACGCACGTACGAAAACACTGCTACGTATATAATTCACACGGTGGTTAATAATATGATTAATTTCACCACGGACTAGCAGAAATATCGAATTACTAGATGGTTTCGGTGAAGTGACCGATGGCATGAGACGTTTCTCCAATAGCAAAGGTTGTTGTGTCATTCGTTTATTAATCTCGCTGCCACAATACGTGTATATTCTTTTCAATACGGCGCTGTGCGATTACGTATTAACCTCGTTGAGTCTAAATTTTGTAAGGATATTCAGTTATTGTTCAAATAATCGTCATTCTCGGCAAAACAAGCAATAAATGGGTCTGACGGGCATTGTTTCTCTGGCTtacaatcaattaattaatcaacatTATGTCTCTGACAAATATACGCATCTGCCCGGATAAGTTATGAGCTTgccgaaatttgaaaagctcAACTCTTAGGCACACTGTTGATCGGACAATTaggatttcaatttcacagaGTATAAAGACTGCGGCGGTACTTTATTCCAGTGTTCATAATCATGATGACGCAGAGTCGTCGACTGATCAGAATGAATAATCGAGAATTTAAACGATGGTTATTCAGTCCGCAGTGAACACCAGGGAAAATTGTCGtgttatgataataataatcctgaagaattaaaatttatttggtaatttttatgtaaaaatataacgCAGCTTTTATATTAGCGAGTTCAACATGCATCGACTTTTAATTAAAATCTCTGAACCAGGTGgagaagaaaatacaaaaaatggcAGTGACTCCTCTATGGAAACATAATAGCTACTCTAGGAACGAAATGTATTGATACATCGGAAGGACGGATCCGGAGCTGTGAATCAGAGTGGGAGGAGTTCTATCAACCTCGTTATCCTGGTACGTCTATTGGGAATCGTAACGCTTATGTTAAGCTAATTATTATGGACTCATCGAGTTCGCAGTCGAGTAAAAACACGTTGAAGCAAACAAATTACGTCACAAACGTTACCAACATGTAATAATTgtattttctaaaattgacGGACttaagtttgttgaaaaaatatttttccagcATGGCATGGCAAAAATGGAATAAATCTGAGAATAGGAATGAAAAAGCCTGCACGATcgcaataaatattatatatacataaatgggaccataataatgtattatttttttcattgcaaacgTTCGCCtccgtgaaaaatatttcaatacctACTGCTTATAAAAATACATCGCGAATGATTATTTAGTTTGTGAAAATGTTAAATGGATAGCAATTCGTTGAAATCGGGTGAAAAACATAAGTTACAGGTACTATTGGCattgaacaaataaaattaaagtaaaTCGTTTCAATTGACTTTCGACTGCACTCCTCAACCGTTATTACGACCTATCTGAAAATAATCGCACAGTGAGATCTGTCTGTCTCTTCACCGTACGAGTAGCTAGGTGGCCAGATCCTATATCGGCGGACTTTTATCGTCGTAACTGATTGTGGGTTTGCAGGTACGACCTATAGTAGTTCTTATCGCAGTTGCGCAACCCGACTGTACCGCGTGTATACACCTGTATGCAACGctattaatgtaattaatcccGAATTAACGACCCTAACACCGTATTGACTTTGGACGTAACTTGGAATTTCTATCCCCCGCAACATCACGATCCGCAAGATTAGCAGTCTCTTCTCTAACGATAAGTTACAAGATTTACCGGCTTAATAATCGATCATACCGGGCTGTACAGATAATCACACAATACGACACAGAGTGCAGACGAGTCTGCAAAGAGACGCAGCTTGTCTTCGATTAATTGAAGTATACAAATGAAATTCCGCTTGGTAAATCCCCGCTTTGGAGCACATCTCTTTATCATGAGATAATGAATCAACGCTGATACTTCTAATTACATGTATTGCGTATGGCCGATTATAGTCGTCAATAATCTAGTGCACTCGACATTCTATATCGACGAAGCTCATCTTTGATGACGTTACGCAAATGTCTATAGAACCTCTGCAGAGCTCGAAGGCGTATACAGGGTTAATCATCGAATAGTCTTACTCTGTCATAGTGTACAAGTGATTTTTCACACTAGTGTGTAAATAATCTTATTCACTGCAAACGTATAATGCATGACGGTACAAATCATCCGTAGGCATCAATTTATGGGGTTATACCTAGTCAGCAGGTTGGAAGAATGCGActtttcaaggattttttaTAAGGAGACATTTCcatttattaatataaaaatttatatacatatatatattggcgtaatattgaaattcgttctgatatttttcatttgtaaaaataatgttttttaaaGCTGCTATATAGCCAATCTCTGGGAGCACCTCTGAAAAGAAGCGTCTTGCGGTGAGCGAGATATCTCTGGACTGGATCatccgaaatgaaaaaacaaaaaggatTCAGTTAATACAAGGTATTATCTGGTCTTTCATCgaaggaataataaaaatattaatttttcacaaaacagcggtttctcgaaaaaaataatttgattttccattaaaattttcgccttAATCTATTtatgaaatggaaaatatttatcgatgaaaaaaaaaccttcgatcaaggactaaaaaatatattcataaagcTTGCGTAAGAATTTGAGACCGATTGGTTCAGCCCTTTCCGAGAAATCTTGCCGATCGACTTTGAAAacatagttttgagaaaacgGGTTAAAAATTTCGCAAGCACTTTCAAACGCTCCGAGGCGGCTTTGCAAATGCGCGCGTAACTTAGAGAATATTTGTCAGATcgacatgaaattttctgttcGTATGTACTTGAATGTGTGTACAttgcgaaaatgaaattgaaaaaaaatgaatttttgaaaaatcccgAGTAGGTACAACCCGTTAtcgcgtttgaaaaattggtcgGTTCACccatttcataaaaattttcgggtGGGTAGAAGAGGACACAGATAAAGACATACGTTGATTCGTGTCATTACATATGTCATCCAAGTGAGAGATCCTGGTACTGGAATAAATATGAGAGATGGGAAACAGGTTCTGAAAAATACATAGCTGAATAAGTAAGCGAACATAATCatcaataaataacaacaCGGGTCCGATTCGAGTTTGTATCCTGTTTCATAACTGTCGAACATCTGGATCCTAAAAGTGGTTTGTCCGATATTGTCTCGAGTCGGTTTCGCcatgtattttttccatttacaccCACGTCGCGGGGACTGAAAAAGCGTGTAGAAATTTACACAAGGCGAATATCATTTCCAACGTATGATGGATTATTTTTGAGTCGAGATATGTTGCAGGTGCAGACTTGTACGACAAAATTACACAGGTATGCACGATGCGGCGGTAAAGATGAATGAATTAAAGTGCCGGAATTAGTTACGCAAACGCAGTTTTCGGAGTTGATTAGAACGATTCCTTTACGAATGTCACGCTTGGTGTTGACCTTCGTGTTCATTTCTGTTATGTCGTATGATGGTTTGCATTTACCGGGgaaatgagaaaacttttgaTTATAATACAAAGTGTATGTCTCGTAGTCACTTAGCGTTTCCGCTCGCCCCCGTATCTTCATCCTCTGCAGACAATCCTTTTCATACGCCCACTGCGTTCTCGTATAGAAGTTACGTAAATCTGTAAACTCTGCGATAAGGGTAGCATCCTTGTGTACCGTGAGTACTGCGTATGATTTCAATTCTATCAAACACCGAGGCAACTACTCTGCATTCATCTCTGCAGGCTTGGTGCCCACAAGAATCCGGTTCAAGCTTATATTTCCATTATGTTTATCGCGGGCTCAAAGCCAGAGACAAAATTAttggacgaaaaaaaagaataaaataataattaagtCAGTTGAAAAGAAATCCACCGTTGTTGTCCCGTCAACTCGCTACCGAATGAGCAATTTTAGATCGAGGCGTGCGCGTGAGTGGGAAGCATAATGCGCTTTTTAACTTTCGATTGCAATTCTGACGGTAGATATGGCATTCGTTGCGAGAACGTACGTCATTTTGAACGACCGTAcgtaaaatgttgaaaatgacGTATATATTGTTTGAAATGAACTGATAACAGTCAATCTAACTTCTGGCATATTTGTTCGGTTAAATACGATTTATGCTGCATTTTCATCGAACGGCACACGATGATTCCGAAGTTGTCCAAGGGTAATTGggagttatttttgttttgagaATCTTACTTACTCATATTTATCTCAGCGTTCCGTAAAAGGTTAAAGGCGTCGCGCAGTGAacttgtgaaattttatttagcGAATGTAATATCTAAAACGCGACGCTTACATTTCTTTGATTTAGGAGGGTAGAAGAAGCGCTTCTTATTAGTGCAAAGGTTGTATACTTATTAATCCTTCTTGTGTACTTATTACCTAAAACAGTTTGTCTTGATAGAAAAATCATTTGCCTTCATTTCTTGAGATCTTCCGTATATTCCAAAACTAGTATACAAAAATAGGTACACCTACACGGTGAGACGAATAAGAGCAGAATTTACTCAGAACTGCAGGAAAAGCGGGACACGTCAAGGGTCTTGGTAGATAAATACCcatatcaaatatattttttactataaatTTCGCGGGTTTTGCTCTGCAGACAGTGATTTCCACTGTTTCTAGAGTAAATTCTGCACTTTGCAAAATACGTTTTACCAAAAAACCTGATGCGTCCCTTTCTTCctgcaattttgaataaaatccgtttttttattccctctctgtaaaacctcgcagtttaacattttttgcaaaaactttTATCCCAGCCTTCTCCGACAGTTtacggtttttgttttttcttcgtagAATAGGTCGCAGAGGCGTTTGATCGAATGGGTTCTTTTTTATCAGCAACGGCGTTCCATCtccgaaaaataaatctcTGCTCTTTTACGAGGCGAATATGCCTCGTTGAAATACACAGAGGAGCTGGTTATTTGTAACGAGTCCGACGTGTCTCGAACCCCCCCTGCAGGTTTGCTCGTTCAAGTGCGTGCGATCGTGCGTGATGGTAACGGAGGTGGACGAGTACGATGTTTTTTCAAGGACACGGACAAGGCGTGGTTTGGCGTTTGCCAATTGCCGGGTGTTTGCCGCTGGTTTCGCCGCTGCTCCAGAGGACTATAAAAGCGGTGGTTCATCGGTAGCAAAGCATACTCGTTCAATCGCAACCGGTAGACTACCACACCGCAAACTTCAACATGTTCAAGCTGGTGAGTAATACACGATATATTGGTCAATCCGATAACCCGATTTGCTTTGACTGAAGATTGCCGAAGATACACTTTTTGAGCAGAATGGAAGGCACCGAGGGTGCGGAGATAACGGCAGTGCCCTAAATTTGCCGACTCGCTTACTGGGATCACAATGTTAATTTAGTCGGTGACAGTAGGAATCGTCTTCAGCAATTTCTAGTCGGCGGCCAAAGATAGTTTCTTTCCTAGTATCGCACGTTTTAGTGGATGCGCACCATAAGGTCCACTCTGAGTAACTACGCTGTTCACATTTGTTAGCACGCGGTTAATGCGAAGCTCGGAACTGCGCAAAGTGGAATTGTACCCTAAATCGCGAATAATCATGAGTCCTCTAATGCGCATCCACAAAAGCGCATAGTACTGGAATAAGTGGGCGCTTTCCTCCGACGTCAATTTCCTCACACATCGACACCGAGTGATTTCATTGGCCCGATCTCACGGAAAAGGACtatgaaaaaatcgatcattGTGTGTGTGGTGTCAGGAAATTGACGTAAAAGAGAAACGTCTAACTACTCGCATATTTAAGTAACGGTGTTCTCTTTTTCAGTTCGTTCTCGCCGCCCTCGTGGCCGTCGCTGCCGCTGCCCCAGCTCCGGGTTTGGTATCAGCTCCAGTCGTGTCGGCATATTCCGCTCCCGCGGTCGTCGGCGCCGTTCCTGTGGCTAGTCCCTATTCCGCACTGCCGGCCTACAGCAGCTATGCGTCTCCTCTGGCATACTCTGCCTACTCTGCCTACTCTCCGTACGCCTACAGGTCTGCCTACGTCAGCCCTCTCGGTTACTACTAGTAAGAGAAGAAAACGAGGAGTGTGAAGAATTGTTGACGAAACGAGCATGACTAACCTGCGTGTAAcgcatttcaaaaattttggatAATGTAACGCATTTAAGTAACAACggcaaataaaatgaaaaaaaaatatcacttaTAACGGTGCGTGTATTCGTTTGAGAGAATGATTTAATTCACCTAAGATCTGAATGCGCGCGGTTCCTGATTGAACTGATTGTTGGCGACTAGCTCTATTCTCACCGTGAAATATCGGAATGAAACAAGTTTTCTCGTCCAACTGTTCTGGGCAGTCGTCCGATTTCGAGGCCTGAGAAAGGGTCATTTctggcgaatttttttttcttttacagcgagagaaactgaaaaattttttgaaaattttaacttCATCACCAGAGTGCGAAAACGGCATGCAAGCATCGTGGGTATTGCTTATGAGAGAACAGAAGTCCttaatcgatgaaaatatctCAACTGTACGTATTGACAAGGCAAAATCTATTTTTCGACGCAATAaattgacgtaattttgcggaagGAATCGATTGCGCGTATTCCGAATATGGTGCAAGCTACAGTTCACGAGTTACATcggaaaaaacgaaagactTCTATTCGTCAGTTCTCAGCTGTTCCTCTTTCTATCATAATTTTTCCGCTCTTGGTAATACGATCTTTTCGATGcaatttctgagttcctaggggtccaattagcCAGAAAGGGGTGATACAAATCTAATCTGAGACAttattggcgaaaattttcgcgattttgaaaagtgctggaataaattttttagtgCACTATATCGATGTAATTTTAGACTGTTCGCTGTTTAGACCGAACTTATCCTTTCCTTTCCCATGTCCGCGCGCGCTTTTCTACCCCGTCTGTAACCCGGAATCTCTACCGCTACCAGCAATCCACGGCAAGTTTAGGCGCGATTGGGTGGATCGTCGTTAATCGTGAAAGATGGCGCTGAGCGTTGGATGAATAGCGATAAATAATCGGGAATTGACGCTCGGAGATTCAGTCTGATCGAGTCTACGGTAACGATAACATCGCCACGGATCATCTTAGGTATTCTCATTTTCCCCATCCTCTCAGTTGAGTCACTGTTCCTCTCCTCTCCAATAAAAAACAGCAGGTTCTCACCAGTCGATCGAACCTCCGTAGGTTCACGCCTTCAGGCCTCTGAATCTCACGGTAGCTCTCCACATGCGAGGCAAAACGATTGATCGTACACTTACACGTCATACACTCTTGGCACGACTTATATTACTGTATAATAAGGGGTTTTTATGCCTCAGCGGCTTTTCTCCTGCGAGCtaataaattgcaataattttcttgGCTCAATCAAGTGTTTTGATTACTGTTTCCGGTCCATATCTCATCCCCCGATCCTCATTTTTTACTGTAGAATCAAGGAAGCCTTTTATGCTGGAAAGTTTTCCGACTCTacaggcgcagtcccaatgcgctgcgattattgtattaAAAGTTACAGACATAAAACGTCAAACATTTACTCGCTTTTCAGAAAAATGGGTAAGGATAATGATCAAgtcttttttatttgttgttcTTCTTGCTCAATCTAGTTTCCAATTTAGCTatggaaataattatcaacTACTTAACTTACTGATTAACAAACTAGTTAAGTAACTAACCAACTAATTGACTAACTAACTAAATAACTAACTTACTCTACTCTACATTTTTTCCCTTCAAGAATCGCTGTATCTTAGAAACGctttcataaatttatttaaacgcTGTACAACgcaattttgccagagaaagcGTTTGCTTTTAGTCTAACGTAGTTGCGAATAATTTCATCACTTTCTTCCTCTGTTATAATATACTTTCCGGCTTTCATGCACAATCCCTTACAACATACACTTGCGAGCCATTTTCGAGCAATCTATTCATTCCGctattcatcaaatttttttcgaaattctcacaagtttTACCCATGAAGCTACGTCATAGAATTTCAGATCTAATCAAAGGTATACAGCTTATTCGTCGACGTATACTTATGCACATATTGTCTTTGAAATTATGTTATCTCGTATAATGTCGGAtcatttaattcaatttagtactgaaagttttttttcattgttcttCTACAATCTGCtattttgatttcagattcctCTAACGGTCAAGCAGATACCAATTCAAAAACCCTTCGCGTTCGTGTTTTCTCCTTGCctaattttttctcgaactgtgttattttgtattattatatcaacTAATATTTTATCCGAGGCGTGACCGAAGTTGTCTTTTAGCGCTTCACCGCGGACACATGATCACAGATGCTTTCACACAACATTTCGACAAATCAGAACCCTATCCTCAAACGGAAAACTTGTTCAGTACTGTTCATAAAGCAACGAATCAACAGTCCattatgataaaaattcgttTACCTAGTCTTATTACAACGCATAGAAATTATGCTTAGATAGTCATCACTGAATTACGATTTCGTCAAGCTTTCGAGAGTCAGAATCGTTCGCACGAGAAATCAGAGACAGAGCGATGATAACATCGAAAGTGGTAAATGACAATAAAAACGATAAATTTCAGTTTACGCAACCATTTTATTATTCGATTTCATCTTAAAAGTCAAAATCACGGTCGAGGCTGGATTCCTCGCCGTTCTTAGCCGTCGGTTACTGATGTTCAGCACTCAGTAAAACACGGGGGCGGCCGCGTAAGCCGAAAGTGCCGGAGCTACAGCGTGGGTGCTGTAAGCCAGGGGTGCAGCCAGGGGCGCGGAGTAGGCGAGGGGGGCGGTGTAAGCGGCGAGAGGAGCGGCGGCCAAGGTGTTGTAGTTCCTGGCGATGACCTGGCTGCTGGCGGCGGTCACATACGGAGCCGGAACTGCGGCTAATGGTGCGGCGACGAGGCCGGGTGCTGGTGCGGGTGCGGCGAGTGCGCTGGCCACGACAGCGAGAAGAATGCACTGGAAGATGAAGAGGAACCAAGTGATTAAACGACATTCAAGTCACGCCGGATTTCAGATTCTACgaataaatttggaaaaactaAGAAGGAACGATCGGATCTCCCGTTCAACGATGCATCGGCCGTACGATCTGGGTTCGAAAGAGATCGCGGAATGAAACGTTTGAAAGTTGCGAGTTAAAAGTTGTTTGACTCGAATTTAAATGAAACGTCCCCTCCTTAAGAATGAGAATTATtatcaagaacaaaaaaaaaagacccaATCATTCACACGTTGGTAGGGTTTAAACAATCGCAGAATCCTTGCTAACACGGAA
This is a stretch of genomic DNA from Neodiprion fabricii isolate iyNeoFabr1 chromosome 2, iyNeoFabr1.1, whole genome shotgun sequence. It encodes these proteins:
- the LOC124175516 gene encoding neuropeptide-like 4, whose protein sequence is MFKLFVLAALVAVAAAAPAPGLVSAPVVSAYSAPAVVGAVPVASPYSALPAYSSYASPLAYSAYSAYSPYAYRSAYVSPLGYY
- the LOC124175515 gene encoding cuticle protein 16.5-like, translated to MFKLCILLAVVASALAAPAPAPGLVAAPLAAVPAPYVTAASSQVIARNYNTLAAAPLAAYTAPLAYSAPLAAPLAYSTHAVAPALSAYAAAPVFY